The segment TAACCACACGGATTCATCAGTGAACTGGTAGCATTCATGTCAACCTCTATAAATTATCATCCAGAATGGTAGACAATAGCAATCCTTGAACAAACGAACTCCTCTTTGCCTTCTCCTCTTGATCCTTGATTGACAATGGGGCCTCTTGaactttcctgcaaaataaGTTTAAATACACCATAACACTATGCGAGTTACCAGTACAACAACAAATACCCAGTGCTAGATATATAAGATCCGAAAGTAACGGAACAACAAGGAAGATACTATATATCATGGTAAAGACATCTTAGATTCCTATTCCCTTCATCAGattataaagcaaaaaaaaaaaaaaaaggataactaTTTCTCTTCTGCTTTTTCGGAAGTTTTCTATCGAAGGAACTGATAACAAAGATATCCTAAGGTACACTATACTAGAACAACCCAATAATAACACCACTAAttcatttatgaaaataaaaactttaattcCGGTCTATTTGACCATAGAAAACAGTGATTTCCATTTCATGTCACAAGTTGATAGAAGCCACCAATAAGAGCGAGTCTAGCAGAATTCTAGTTGACCATTAATCCCTTAAGCATGAATAGAAGGCAGAAATTATGTTAGCAAAAATTTCAGACTTCTGCCTGCTTCACTATATGCAGCTCAAAAGCAGTAAACCAGATACTTTTAGCACACCCAAATTATACCAAACTACATTGGGTTCGCTTCTTCACGGGTGCATACCCAATACTGAACCAAAATTAGTTCAAtttgttttttctaatttgGTCCATTTCGGTTCTTCAGTCATGGAGATCATGAAAACAATGTGGAAACGGAAATGCAGAACTATGTCCTCGTTCACTGACGATGATGATCGATGAcgtagaaaaaataaagaagctgCTTTTAGAATCTCCTTTTCCTTTGCTCTTAGTATAAATAGTCATTGCATACTGCTGCTTCTACTCACCACTCTTCCTtcctcttctcttgcattaatcaaatgaaaatgagaGGAGCATATAGATAGAGAGAGAGTGAGACAGATTTCTAGGAACTGTCAAAACTCTTCAAGGAAGTCACGCTTCTTCTCTCATGAATTGAGTGCCAGTTCAAAGCTCTCACTCTTGCTTCCTCTCATGACAAAGAAATTGGTTTCAGGACCCTAAAACCGAATACCGAAGAACTGAAATCGGTCTCCTTTTTTCTGGTTTTTATTCCCATTCCTACCTTAAATTACCAGGACGACTAAAACAAATTAATGTTAGATCACTTGTGTTTGTTCTTCTAAAAAAGTAGGACTAACCACAATACATGTACGGCTGTACCTAATCAAAAGGTTGATGACATACAGCTTGGAACAAAAGAACCAGGTACTTATGGTCAAAGCCCTAAGCACTTCACCCAGAAGTTAAAGGTGTTCGCCCAGTCTTTCCACAAGTACCACAGGTGACTTCTATTCTAAAGCTACCACCAAGGGTGGGGTATCACAGTCAAAAGTCAAATCTCCAGGCTCCAACTACTTCCATCAAAACTCTGGGATAATGGGTCTGCCCCTCTACCTTCACTTAAATACCAGACTTAGTTCACTTGCTGCAGGGCTCAAACATGTTGCCTAAGTCACAACTCACAAGTCTCTCAACCTTTGCTGATTGAGCTAAACCCCTGAAGCTTGGGCAGACATGTTCTTATAGGTAAACATTTAGTACAAGGTCCTATTGTGAAAGATCTAAACGGTTTTCTCTTAATTATACAAGTTGGTAGCATCTCTATACAAGTCTTTACAAGAAGCTACTGTACCAGAGCACAGAAAAGGAACAAAATACATACCTTTCTGAGGCAGTTACTACTGAGCTTTTCTTGGCTGAGATTGTTTCAGCAGGAGAACATGTTTGAGCACTCTTGAAATCATCACCCATTGGCAAAATGAATGATGACAACAAGGGGTCTGGCGCAGTACTAGTTGAGGGAACTACACATGAAGACCCTCCAAATAGAGACTGCAAATTTCCTTCACGTAGTTCCTTCCTTAATAAGGAAAGTGTTGAATGAGAACCAGGTCTGCGAGATTTCCTCTTGCGCTGCATGTAAGCTGAAGTCAAGGAACTCAAAATAGCTAATTGGAGTCCCTTATTGTCACACTCCATCACGAATATAGAATTTGACAACATAAGGGAAGAAGATGAGAGGAGCAAATAGAGATTATGGCCTCCGCAAAACATGAAGGGACATCATTACCAACATGATTCAACCTTCCCTTAACCCCAAATTTTACCTCTGATCTCTACAATTCTACTCCAAATTTCAATACTAACCAACTGATAAATTAACAAATGAAcatgataatatttaattattatctaACTCTTCCGTATGATAATGAACAAGGAACCACAAGgcattataagaaaataaacagATTAGCCAGAATGCATTGGAAACTTTAGTTCCTCTTTTTCTCATGATGTCAGGATTTTGAAAAGTAATAGAACTCCCTAGACGCTATGTTGATCAGCCTTTTATCATGTTTTGGATCACAAAGACAACCCCTAGGTTAACTCCTTACCTCCAGAAAGAAAAGGAAGTAAAACTAGTCTTGTCACTGATCACAACTATGAAGCTACGCAACCTAAGCAAGAGTATCAGCTTTCAAAAGACCTGCATCTTGAGTGCTTTCATTCTGTGTACAAGAAAATGATCCTTGGGTTCCAGGACCATGATAAATGACAAATACTAAAGCATGCCCAGAAAGTTCTAACAGATTGACATGGAATGAAAACGTAAAATTGTATGTCACTGAGACGAGTCAAAGATGTATGTGAAGGTGCACTTTGATAGTGAAGTTTAGATGGAAAATTCCTTTAAATTAGAGGGATTTAGCAGCTTGCTTTCAAATGCCCAAAggtttaaaataacttaaaatgcCCCAAAAAAATTACGTCAAATTTCAAATAGTTGATCTTAGCCAAAAGGCTGAGAAAGGTATCAGAAATTGAGGGCAGATTTTCAACTCTTCCAGGAGAAGAAAACAGTGAGCACCAAACCACAGAGAACCTCATCTTAAAGGCCCCTAAAAGAAACTGACATACAGAAACCTACAAAAAAGAA is part of the Solanum lycopersicum chromosome 1, SLM_r2.1 genome and harbors:
- the LOC101265071 gene encoding protein DEHYDRATION-INDUCED 19 homolog 3 translates to MDADSWSARLSSASRRYQSAFQSRSGMKWENLEAEMLMGFEELDVDDDIREEFPCCFCSEYFDIVGLCCHIDDEHPVEAKNGVCPVCAMRVGVDMVAHITLQHGNIFKMQRKRKSRRPGSHSTLSLLRKELREGNLQSLFGGSSCVVPSTSTAPDPLLSSFILPMGDDFKSAQTCSPAETISAKKSSVVTASERKVQEAPLSIKDQEEKAKRSSFVQGLLLSTILDDNL